AAAAAATTAGGGTTTCTACAAAGCCAAAAAATTAGTGAAACTGGGGGATTCATTGCCGGAGCCGTTTACCTACCCGTTGGGTATCCACCGAGTAGACTTCCATTCCAGGAATGACAACCCTCACAACTGGAATGTCTATTTCTGGCCGGGTTAAATCCGTGTAGAAGACATCATCAAAACTACATTTACTCAGGAGTTTCAGGGAAGTTTCAATATCATCTTTAAATGTTTTTCTGGCTTTATTTTCAATGTCAGATAGATCAACCCTATCCTCGAATTCACCAAACCAGTGGCGGTTGATTCGTTTCATGCGCTGGTAACCTGCTTTGCGCATGAAAACTGCCCGGGTGGTGTCTTCACGGGTTCCGTGGATCTGGGTAGCCCTGCTTTGCGCCACTTCAGTTAAGGCCCGAAGAGCGGCAACTTCCGGATCAAGATGGGTTCCCACCCCCAGTGTTAAAAGTGCCGGGTCTTTGAGTACGGTGTCATCAGAAACCGCAGCCATAGTGGGAATTTCCACATCAGCAGTGAGTTCAACCAGTTTAACATCCACGCCTGCTTCCTGGAATTTTTTTAGTACTTCCTGTATCAGGGGGTTCTCGGTAGTGTTACAATCTACTTCCCGTGGGGGCTGCCGGCGGGCTTCGAATATGCTCCAGGCATCCCTTTCCACCACTTCAGTTATACCGTGGAACACGGCCTCTTCCATGACATTGCCCGATGCTAGCCCGTTGGTACTCGATTTGAAAAGGAAATTTCCATTACGGGGTTGATAGGGATGGTAAACTGCATTGGCCGGTAACAGGCATTCTTCATCATTACCGGCATTGACTGCAACTACCCAGTCAATATCAGTTTTATCTGCATTCAAGGCACCAGCCGGCAGTATCAGTGAAGCAGGATCAACACAGCCATCCATTTCATTGAAAGGACCAGTGACGATTTTTTCCTCATCTGATTCCTGTTTTTCGGCAGAGTACCTTTCAAAGGCTTCCATCATAGCCGATGCCTTGGCCTGTGGTTGGGTGACTCCTTTACCGGCGTAAATGCTCACCGCTCCCTCCGCTGCACCGGGCCGGATGGCAGAATAAACTGGTATCCCAATACGGTCCAGATGGGTGATCTCCGCTATTCTGGTAACTCCGGCAATCCTGAGTTTCCCTTCCACCTTATCAATGGTTTCCTGAGGGTCACGGCAGCGGTGTGTCCCTC
The window above is part of the Methanobacterium formicicum genome. Proteins encoded here:
- a CDS encoding YcaO-related McrA-glycine thioamidation protein; this translates as MFKEIPVKYFGGTHRCRDPQETIDKVEGKLRIAGVTRIAEITHLDRIGIPVYSAIRPGAAEGAVSIYAGKGVTQPQAKASAMMEAFERYSAEKQESDEEKIVTGPFNEMDGCVDPASLILPAGALNADKTDIDWVVAVNAGNDEECLLPANAVYHPYQPRNGNFLFKSSTNGLASGNVMEEAVFHGITEVVERDAWSIFEARRQPPREVDCNTTENPLIQEVLKKFQEAGVDVKLVELTADVEIPTMAAVSDDTVLKDPALLTLGVGTHLDPEVAALRALTEVAQSRATQIHGTREDTTRAVFMRKAGYQRMKRINRHWFGEFEDRVDLSDIENKARKTFKDDIETSLKLLSKCSFDDVFYTDLTRPEIDIPVVRVVIPGMEVYSVDTQRVGKRLRQ